The genomic region gtcctcctccttggcgtcgggcTTGGGCGGCTTGTCCCCGCCAGTGACCTTGCGCATGACGCCACCCAGCCAGCGCTTCTTGCCTGGCGGCGAGCCGCTGCTGCCCTCGGATACGTCTTGCTGCTCCATGCGGTCGATAAACTTCTTCATCACGCTCGCGTGTTTGCAGGGGTGCACGGACGCGAGCTGCGTGCCTGTGTGCGGGAAAGCCTccatcgtcatcgtcttGAACGCGTGCTCGCTTGGAACATCCTGGAAAATCTCCTTGGCCGTGAGCGGCTCCTTGTTCTCGTTGTAGCCGAACAGCCAGAACCGCGGCGTCTGGTAATGCTTGTCGTACGAGATGTAGCAGTCGTACGTGCGTACCTGCAGGAGgttggacgacgagtcgctACCATCAGCTTACCGGCCACAGATCGAGAGATTGTAGATTGCTGCGGGACACGCCACTCACTTGGCAGGCCGCACAACtgcgtcgtcctcttcctcctcaagcccctcgtcgtccatgtctGGGATGTCGTCCATGTCTGGAATcgggtcgtcctcgccaaggtTCAGGCCAGCTGTCTGCGCGTTCAACCCTGGCGAGTCGGGGATCTCGGCAACCTCCTGGCTCTGtgttgctgctgtcagctatTGAAAACGACTCGACTTACATCTGCCCATGTGAGTCGCGACCCACTCGCCGTCCGGCTCGGCttcgtccgcctcctccaggaAGCTCAGGAGcttctcggcgtcctcgtcattgTCCGTGTAGTTGAGCGCgttggcgcggcggagaCATGGCACTGTAAGTTAACCTTGCGCGAGTGAGCAGCGCGTGAAGCGCAGCGAGGGCACAGGTGGGCGGGATGGGGAATGAGCTAgaccgtcctcgacgactgAGAGGCTGCTgctcccccacctcccccacGGCCACCAAGCGATGGGCGTTGGGCCCGTGCGGACGTGTCACGCTCCTCACTGCCACGACCACGACGCTGACACCTGCCACGACGATCCCACGACGACAGGCAACACCCACCATTGCGCGTGATCAGATACTGCTTGTCCGGTGGAAGAaagtcgcgcgcgcgagacgcGTCCCCGCTCTCCCTGTCGTGAGCTCTCCCCGCTATTCCCGGACGTACCACTGCCACACGGGGAACTTGAACGTTAGGAAGTCGCCGGCCGCGACAAACTCCTCTGCTATCAGCGAGTGGATGTGGGAccgagagagaggagagtTAAGCAACGTACCAGGGGTGATGCGGCCGTGCTCCTTGAACTTGCTCTCGCGGAGGACCTGTGGTCAGATGGGCAGATGGTTGCTACGCACTGGGGAGAGGTAGTCTCGAACAGCCCAGTACTGACTCTGGTGTTAGGTTTTGTACTGATTGATGAGTTACCTGTAAAGCCAGGAGGGACGAGTTCATGGTTGACTTGGTGGTGTTGATGGTGTTGGTGGCGTTTGAATCAGTCGACTGGTTGCTGGTTGACCATCGCTAACCGATCGAGTAACGCGTCAGACTGACGCTTGGACCACGCGAGTACCGCGTGGAGCCCTTTTCAAACTTCCTGACGTCAGGGGTTCAGGGAATACAAAAGGGATTATGAGCTCATTAATAACGATACATTGACCAAACGTTTGGATAAAATGCAAATAAACAATGAAAACAATATTACATGGCTCTCACGCGGCTGCTTTCAATGTAAACAAGTCAAACAAGTCAACGCCCCGTGGCGGCCGACCTTTGGTTTGACTCTTCTTGCCCTTTCTTgccccctcccccccctcatcctcatcattCACAACAtcactctcctcatccGACGCGACACCATCACACTCACAGCTCCAACAAGCCGCGGCTGTCATTAGACACAGGAACAAGCCAGTACCTTCTTCGcccacaacaacaacccCTCTGGACTCGGCATCTCGCAACGGCCACTGCTCGGATTCGTACCAAACACCACATCACTCCCGCCCAACATCATCTTGGACAACCTAGAACTcgccaacaacaacaacaacaatcGCCCACCAACCATCTACTTCACTCTCAAGCCACACCATGGCGTCTCCAGAGGTGCCAAGAGTGACTTCCCCGTCATCGAATCGCATAAAGCTACACGACAATagcgccgtcgccgcccggAGGCAAGTTCTGAACTCGAGCACCAAGGGCTGGTCACCGCTCACGATCAACAAACGTCCCGGCTCCAATTCCGGCAGCCCTTTAATCCCACAGGGGACGGGCgagtcgacgtcgtctgCCCAAGGCGGCGGGACACGGCGCACCTCCGGCTCGTTCCGGCACATGGCGACAAacagcctcgtcgccaactCACCATTCAAGAACCTCACCACCCGTGAGGGTCAGCTGTCGAACGGCATCGATGTGTCCCCCAGCCGTGTGATCCACGAGCGGCGCACGCCCAACCGCGCCTTAGGACAGGCCCCAACTACCGCCCAGGGGAGCGGCGCCACCCCTCGCAATGTCATCGGGCTCGGCATCAGTGCCAAGCGGCCCGCCGTGAATGGTACCCGCCGCGTCTCGAGCGAACGGAAGACGTCTGGCGAACGCAAGGTCTCGGCCCGGAGGACAAGTGCCGAGCGCAGAGTCTCCGGCAGCAAAGAGAACGAGAGCCCGCCATCCATgcccaagaagaagaagaagctcCCACGGCAGAGTATGGCGTACAAAGCACTCGTCGAGAACGAGTATGTCACGCATTCGCCGTTCGTCGAGCGACGGAGCAACTCGGGGTCCTCACAACAGGAGGAGCTACAAGAGGTGATGGCCTCGCCCCCGCAGCGTCGCCGAGTTTCGAGtggcgctcgccgcgcatcCCCTAGCAAGAACTTAGCTGCCGGTCGCACGTCCATGTCCCCTTCATCGTCGCCCAGTCTCTCTCAAAATGCCGTCGTTCTTCCATCACCACTACCCGACGACCGGGCAGCGCACAGCACccccacctcgtcggccacgCCGAGCCGCACACCGACCAAGTCGTCTctcgcgtccgcgtccaAGCGTCTCCTTGGTCCTCGCCAATACGGCCAGGAGTCTCCAACTCGTAAGACCGTCACGTTCCAGCACGTGcccgaggtcaaggagtATGATGTGCCGAGCGCCGACACGTCTCTCAACGACTCGTACGTCTACGAGCATGACCAGGACGACGACTGGACCGATGAGGCCGAGCACGAGGACGACTGGATGCGCACCGTCGTCAACAACGATAAttcgctcgacgaggagaacaTCGGTGACGAGTCGGCCACGGCCGACTTTATGGACGAGATCTTTGGCGACAACACAGCTGACGATGTGATGGACGGCGAGACGCCCGTGTTCG from Cutaneotrichosporon cavernicola HIS019 DNA, chromosome: 2 harbors:
- the ATG3 gene encoding uncharacterized protein (Autophagocytosis associated protein (Atg3), N-terminal domain), with product MNSSLLALQSQYWAVRDYLSPVLRESKFKEHGRITPEEFVAAGDFLTFKFPVWQWESGDASRARDFLPPDKQYLITRNVPCLRRANALNYTDNDEDAEKLLSFLEEADEAEPDGEWVATHMGRSTQSQEVAEIPDSPGLNAQTAGLNLGEDDPIPDMDDIPDMDDEGLEEEEDDAVVRPANDSSSNLLQVRTYDCYISYDKHYQTPRFWLFGYNENKEPLTAKEIFQDVPSEHAFKTMTMEAFPHTGTQLASVHPCKHASVMKKFIDRMEQQDVSEGSSGSPPGKKRWLGGVMRKVTGGDKPPKPDAKEEDEPSGVQVDFYLVIFLKFIASIVPTIEVDSTTATSF